One part of the bacterium genome encodes these proteins:
- a CDS encoding ATP-binding protein gives MRCRKCAAGATVEIRRHHTAFCNEHFLEFFERQVARAVEHERMFTKDDRVLVAVSGGKDSLALWDVLRRLGYDTTGLYINLGIGEYSAESQRKSVAYAESRQTELILADIPATYGMGVEAFAKATGRVSCSACGLSKRYLFNKVAREGGFAAVATGHNLDDEAAVLLGNLLHWQVEYLARQAPVLDSTHPALVKKVKPFFRIAERETAAYAIIRGIDYIVDECPNSAGARSLLYKEALNVLEQAAPGTKQSLYWGFLERGRPLVEGRDPVELHACLHCGQPTTGEVCAFCRMTERAAERMRLRRTGTGRPSTSTASVS, from the coding sequence ATGCGCTGCCGGAAATGCGCCGCCGGCGCGACCGTTGAGATCCGCCGCCATCACACGGCGTTCTGCAACGAGCACTTCCTCGAGTTCTTCGAGCGGCAGGTCGCGCGCGCGGTCGAGCACGAACGCATGTTCACGAAGGACGATCGCGTGCTGGTCGCGGTCTCCGGCGGGAAGGACAGCCTCGCGCTGTGGGACGTGCTGCGCCGCCTCGGTTACGACACGACCGGCCTCTACATCAACCTCGGCATCGGCGAGTACTCGGCCGAATCCCAGCGCAAGTCCGTCGCCTACGCGGAGTCGCGGCAGACCGAACTCATCCTCGCGGACATCCCGGCGACGTACGGCATGGGGGTGGAAGCGTTCGCGAAGGCGACCGGGCGGGTGAGTTGCTCGGCGTGCGGGCTCAGCAAGCGGTACCTGTTCAACAAAGTCGCGCGCGAGGGCGGCTTCGCGGCCGTCGCGACCGGCCACAACCTGGACGACGAGGCCGCGGTGCTGCTCGGCAACCTCCTGCACTGGCAGGTCGAATACCTCGCCCGGCAGGCGCCGGTGCTCGACAGCACGCATCCCGCGCTCGTGAAGAAGGTCAAGCCGTTCTTCCGTATCGCCGAGCGGGAGACCGCCGCGTACGCGATCATCCGCGGCATCGACTACATCGTCGACGAGTGCCCGAACAGCGCGGGGGCGCGCAGCCTCCTCTATAAGGAGGCGCTGAACGTCCTCGAGCAGGCGGCTCCGGGCACGAAGCAGAGCCTGTACTGGGGCTTCCTTGAGCGCGGCCGTCCGCTGGTCGAGGGGCGGGACCCCGTCGAGCTGCACGCGTGCCTGCACTGCGGACAGCCCACCACGGGCGAAGTCTGCGCGTTCTGCCGCATGACGGAGCGCGCGGCGGAGCGCATGCGCCTCCGGCGAACCGGGACCGGCCGGCCTTCCACCTCGACGGCCTCGGTTTCGTAG
- a CDS encoding cobalamin B12-binding domain-containing protein gives MADARIRILVGKPGLDGHDRGAKVVARALRDAGFEVIYTGLHQTPEMIATAAIQEDVDAIGLSILSGAHNVLLPKIVELLRAQGAADIKVFAGGIIPDDDMPGLEAAGIAAVFTPGTPLERIVQWVRDNVKPRGVAA, from the coding sequence GCCTCGACGGCCACGACCGTGGGGCCAAGGTCGTCGCGCGCGCGCTCCGGGACGCCGGGTTCGAGGTCATCTACACCGGGCTGCACCAGACGCCGGAGATGATTGCGACGGCCGCGATCCAGGAAGACGTGGACGCGATCGGGCTCAGTATTCTCTCCGGCGCCCACAACGTGCTGCTGCCGAAGATCGTCGAGCTGCTGCGGGCACAGGGCGCCGCCGACATCAAAGTCTTCGCCGGGGGAATCATTCCGGACGACGACATGCCCGGGCTCGAGGCGGCCGGCATCGCCGCGGTGTTCACGCCCGGGACGCCGCTCGAGCGCATCGTGCAGTGGGTTCGGGACAACGTCAAGCCGCGGGGCGTGGCCGCGTGA
- a CDS encoding MoaD/ThiS family protein has protein sequence MKVLIRHQKREVEVQGARRVRELLLELGINPESVLVIRGATLLTHDSRVADEDTVELRPVVSGGTEGAA, from the coding sequence GTGAAAGTGTTGATCCGCCATCAGAAGCGCGAAGTCGAGGTCCAGGGCGCGCGCCGCGTGCGCGAGCTGCTCCTGGAGCTCGGCATCAATCCGGAATCGGTGCTGGTCATCCGGGGCGCCACCCTCCTGACCCACGACTCGCGCGTCGCCGACGAGGACACGGTCGAGCTGCGGCCGGTCGTGTCGGGCGGCACGGAGGGCGCCGCCTGA